CGCGCCTTGTAGGCCGGCATCACCACGCTGACCAGCGGCGCTTCGGGGGAGGAGGAGGGGGCGTGGCTCATCGTTGGGCTCGTTGCGCGATCGCCGCGCGCAGCCGCTGTACCAGCCGCTGCGCGTTGTGCGCGTCGCGATGGTTGAAGAACATCCGCTGCGCGGCGCGGTAGCGCGCGTCCGGCGCTTGTCCGCGCTGCTTCAGCGTCGCGTCCAGCGCCTCCAGCAGCGCGTCGAAATCGGTCGCCACCGGCCCGGGGAAGGCCAGCGCCATGTCATACAGCAGGCCGTTCTGGCGCGTGCGGTAATGCTCCAGGTCCCAGGCGAAGCTCAGCACCGGCAGGTCCAGGTACATCGCGTCGATGTATACCGACGAGTAGTCGGTCAGCACCACCGCCGCTTCGCGCAGCAGCGGCGCGATCTCCGGGAAACGCTCGTGTTCCAGGTCCAGCAGCACGTCGTCGTCCAGATGGCGCTGCGGGTCGAACGGCGGCGCGGCATTGCGCAGATAGTGCCCGCGCACACCGAGCACCGCGCCGGCGCCCTGCAGCAGTTCGCGCAGTCGCGCCACTTCGCCGTCGCTGAAGACATGGCCTGGCATGGCGGCCACGCGGGTGTCGCGGTAGGTCGGCGCGTACAGCACCAGCGGCCGCCCGCGCCGCAGCTGCCGCAGCCGCTCGGTCTGCTCGCGCAGTGCGGCCGGCAGCGCGTCCTCGGGCATGCGCAGGAAGTCGTTGCGCGGCAGGCCGGTCACCCACACCCGGTCGGGCGGCAGCGGATGGAAGATCGCCGCCATCGCGTAGCTGTCCACGTCCGACGACGCCACCAGCCCGGCGTAGTGGCGGCGTTCGCGACGCCGCGCCGCGTTGCGGTCGCCGTGCCGGCGCTGCTCGGGGTTGGCCAGCGCGAACAGCCGCTTGAGCGGGATGCCGTGCCACAGGTTGACCACCACGCGGCGGCGCAGGCTCGCGCGCGGCGCGTCGTAGCTGCCGTCGCGCCAGCGCAGCGACAGGTCCATGGCCACCGAATTGGTCAGCAACAGCACGCCGCAGCGCGCCAGCGCGAGCAGGCCGGCGATGCTGCCCAGTTCGAGCACGCGCGTGTTGCAGGCCGCATCCAGGGGGAACTGCGCGGCGCTACGCACGAATACGATCTTATGGACACCCGGATCGGCGCCGACCTGCTCGAACACGGCGCGCGCGTTCTCGACGAACTGCATCGGCTTTAGCGGATGGGTAAAGAAAGCCCAATGGTCATCGCGCTTGGGCAGCAGTCTGTCCAAGCACCACCACAGTGCCAACACTGCGCGTCCCAGCCAGGCGCTGGCGATCTCGCGCCGCCACCATGGCACATCGGGCTGCGCCGCCAGCGTCGTGAGCGGATGCCGTTGGGTCACGCCGCGCGGCGCCGGACCGGGGCCAGCAGCAAGTCGCAGATCCGCTCCACGTCGCTTTCGCTCAGGTCCGGGTAGATCGGCAGGCACAGCACCCGGCGCGCGGCGGCATGCGCGACCGGCAGATTGGACGGCAGCGCCGACGACAGCCCACGGTACATCGGAAACTCGCTGATCAGCGGGAAGAAGTAGCGCCGCACCAGAATGTCGTGGTCGCGCATGCGCTGGAACAGCTCGTCGCGCGACAGCGGGTACTCGTCCTGGACCATGATCGGGAAGTAAGCGTTGTTCGGACTGACGTGGTCGCTGGCGCGCAGGCAGTGCAGCCCCGGCACGCCCGCCAGCCGCTGCCGGTACAGCGCGTCGATCTGCGCGCGGCGCGCCAGCGCCTGGTCGATGTGCTGGAGCTGGAGCAGGCCGAACGCGGCGCAGACTTCGTTCATCTTGCCGTTGATGCCGGGGGCGACCACGGTGACCTCGTCGACGAAGCCGAAGTTCTTCAGGTGGTTGATGCGCTGGCGGGTCCGCGCGTCCGGACAGATGATCGCGCCGCCTTCGAAGGTGTTGAAGACCTTGGTGGCGTGGAAGCTGAGCACCGACAGGTCGCCGTGGCGCAGCACACTGCCGCCGGCGTCGCGCACCGAGAACGCGTGCGCCGCGTCGTAGATCACCCGCAGGTTGTAGGTGTCGGCGATGCGCTGGATCTCGGCCACGTCGCACGGGGTGCCGTAGCAGTGCACCGGCATGATCGCGGTGGTCTTGGGGGTGATCGCCGCCTCGATCCGGGCCGGGTCCAGGTTGAGGGTGACCGGGTCGATGTCGACGAACACCGGCTTGATCCCGTTCCACAGCAGCGAATGCGCGGTGGCCACGAACGAATACGGCGTGGTGATGACCTCGCCGGTGACGCGCAGCGCCTGCAGCGAGGTCACCAGCGCCAGCGTGCCGTTGGCGAACAGGGCGATGTGCTCCACGCCCAGGTAGTCGCACAGCGCCTTCTCCAGCGCCTGGTGCATGCTGCCGCCGTTGGTCAGGATGCGGCTGTCCCAGATCCGCTGCAGGTACGGGATGAACTCCTCCAGCGGAGGCAGCAACGGGCTGGTGACGGGAATGGGCAGCTGGGTCATGGATTTCTGCTCGTGGCAATGACAAGGCATGCAAGTGGCGTGCCTGACGCCAGCGCTCAGTCCACCGCAAAACCTACACCGCCGGCCTCCGGCGAATGCAGCAGGCGGCCGCGACTGTTGAGCAGCGGCAACTGTAGCAGCACCTCGGGCAGCATCATCTTAAGCCCGATGCGATAGCGCCCTTGAATGCCGCCGCTGCGGAACTGCAGGATCAGTCCGTACAGTCCGCCCGGTTCCCAGGCCTGGTCCAGCGGCAGCTCAAACCCGTAGACATGGGCGCGCAACCGCCCCATCGGTCGCAGGGTGATACCGCCTTCGCCGTACAGCGAATGCAGTTCCAGCTCCAGGTCATCGCAGCGAGTCGTGATCCAATCGTGCATCTCAAGCTCGATAAGCAGTCGTTGCTCGATTAACTGCACGCCGCACAGACGGAAAAATCCGATGGTGGGAAAGTCGATCCGCATCACCTCGCGCGCAATCGGCACCTCAGGATTGTCCAGGAATGGCTGCCGCCAATAGCAGGCACCGTCGATCTCGGCGATCCAGCAGTTCTCCATGGTCACACCGAGCAGAAAGCACAAGCCTTCGATTTGATCGGTCTTGATCAGCTCAAGGTAAAGCGAACGGCGCGCCCCCAGTGAGCGATAGTCCAAGTCCCCATACAGTGCCAGCAGCTGCTGCATCGCCGGCACGAACACTTTCCGAAATGATGGCGAGGACACCACGCCGATCGCCGTGTATAGCGCACGTTGCAGGTTGGTAACCGCGATCGCGCGGCGATACGTCTCGCCGGCGGGAACGTGGGCGAAATCGTCCCATTCTATCGCCACCGAACGCATCCGGTCGCTGAAATTAGCCGCCGTACTGATTGACTGCGTGATAGATGCCTGGCCGCCGGCCGCGCGAACGCGCCATAGATATACCAGTTCGGGGATGATCGCGGTGCGTCGGCTTAGGAAGTAGGCTTTATGCACGAACGGGCGATCCGCATAGAGCAGGCCGGGAACCATGCCCAGCTGGTGTTCACGCAAGAACGTGGTGCGGAACACCTTGTTCCAATAAAAGCCGTCGTGAATGATGTCGGGGAACTCTGTCACCGAATCGATCACCCTGCGCCGGCTCCACACGAACGGCTCGTATAAGAATGCGACAGAAGAGTGAGCGCCATCATCGGTGAGTCGCGCGGCGCGTCCGATGACGATGTCGGCGTCACAGCGCAGCGCCTCGGCGATCAGCAGTGCATAGCCATCGGACGTCACCACATCGTCCGAATCGACCAGCGCCACGTACTCACCGCGCGCCATCGCGATGCCTAGGTTGCCCGACACTGCGCCGCCTTCGTTGTCTTTGGTCAGGCAGCGGAAGTTTGGATGGCGTGCCTCGTAGTCGCGGCAGATCGCCAGGCTGTCGTCGCTGCTGGAGTCGTCGATTGCCAGGATCTCGATGTTGGTGTAGCGCTGCGTCAGTAGCGAGTCGAAACATGCCGGAAGGTAGGGGGCCGTGTTGTAGACCAGCACCACAAGCGAAAGCAGCGGCGTAGCATCGGGTTCAGATGCCGCTTGGATCGGGTTCATGCGCGCCACTCCAGCAGTTGTTCTATGGCGTCCACGTCGAAAACCGGGATGCCATGGGTATCGAGTACGTCGCATCGCTCGCGGTAGGAGTCGTCGATGAACAAGGCTCCTTTGGTGTGCGTGACGTACCGGCTCTTTGGCGCGCCATCCTCGATATGCAGTATTTCGTCGAACAGTTCGGCGCTGATGCGGTAGTGCGCCAGCGTCTGTCGCGGACAGTGCGCATGGCGGGTGATCAGGCTGACCCTGACGCCGCGGTTGGACCACTGGTAAAGCAGCGCCATCAGCAGCGGGTTGACCCGGTCATCGATTATCAAAGTATCATCCAGATCCAGGTATACCCGCTCGTAGCGTAGCCCGGTACGGAACCGGCTGTGCAGGGCGCGGTCCATTTGGATTGGGTAGTTTTGCGCGCAGACACTGAAAGGCATGCTCAAGTGCGCATAGATGCTCAGTAGCGGGTAGTTGACGCCGAGGTTGCGTGACAGTCCCATCGAACCTGCTATGCGCGGCGCCACTTCGAGCAACTTGGGCACGCCTTGCGCATCTCGGCGCGCTTGGAAGAACCATGCGCCGCGCAGCCTCAGTTCTGCAGCGATCGAAGCGGCCATCGCGTCGATCGACGGATCGGTAGCGACCGGCTCGGTGCGCACGCTGATGCCACCCTTGATCCGGCTACGCACGCGCGGGGCGGCATGCAGCAGAGCGCCGGCGTGGTCGGAGATGCAGTCCACGGTATATTCTGCGCCAGGAAGATATTCGCTGAAAACGTACTCGATGGGGCTGTCGCGCAGTTGGCGATGGCGGGCCGCGTTGTCTACGCGTTCCGCGCCCTGGCTGCCTTGGCCGACCGCTGGCTTGGCGAAGATCGGATAACCCGGCGTTGCACTATCGATATCGGCAGGCACTATGCCCAGCGGACGTAGCCGTGCGTAGGCGAGGTTCTTGTTGCGGCATAGTGCTGCGGTTTCGGCGTCTGGGACCATTGCCGCGGCCCGCAATTTCGAATGATGCTGGGCCAGCACTGGAATCACGCTGTCATGTGCGGGAAGCACGATGTCGATTTTCCATTCATCGATCAGCTGATTGAGCTGCTCGATGAAGTCGGTCGATGCGACATGTGCGTCTATCTGCCGATAGCGCGCGTAGACGAACTCCCCGTGATCGGATACCGACGAAGCGCCGTGAACGCGCACAACCTTGCTGTACTTCAACGCTGCGTGGATCTCCAGACCTATTTCCGAACCACAGGGGAAGACGAGCGCATTTAGGATCAAGGAGCGCCTCCAAATACGGCTTCAATCACGCGCCGTGCCACGTTTCCGTCGTTCAATGCGCAGTAGCGACGACGAAAGGCGGCGTAGCGCCCTGCATATGCCTCAGTGACCGTCGGCAGATCGCCGAATAGCGCTACCAACTCCGCTGTGGTGCGCGCCAGCGGGCCGGGCAGGTCGCGCTCCACGTCTAGGTAGAAACCACGGATCTCCGACGCGTACAGCTCCAAGTCGTAGCAGTAGAACAGGATCGGTTTTCCAGTGACGGCATAGTCGAAGAGTACCGAAGAATAGTCGGTGATGAGCACGTCGGCGAGCAGGCACAGCTCGTTAATGTCATCCAAGTGCGAAAGGTCTACCACGTTGGCCGGTAGAGCGTCAGGATCCAGGCGCGCGGCGACCAAATGGTGAGCTTTGACCAGCAACGTCTGCTTCGGCGCCAGCGCCGAAGACAACGCCTGCAGGTCCAACTGTAGGTCAAAATCGAAACGCCATGCCCCGATTGGCTTGTGGTCGCGCCACGTTGGCGCATACAGCACGAAGCTGTGATCCGAAGACAGGCCCAGGCGCGCTGCCAACGCGGCTCGGTCTAGGACGGGATTGAACAATGGATCGGTCAACGGATAGCCGGTCTCCAGGATTGGCCCGCAGTAGCGGAAGGCGCGGCGGAAGATTTCGGTGGAGTAAGAGTTCTCGCTGAGCAGTACGCTCCAGCCGCGCGATTCGCGGTAGAAATTCTCGCGCGCGTCGGCTTCCGGCCCGGCGACCTCGATGTCGTAGGAAAGTCGCTTTAACGGCGTGCCATGCCAAGTCTGTAAGTACACGGTCTCCGGCTTGCGCCCAGGCGCGGCGAAGAGCACGTTGTTGACCCGGTACTTGGCCTGTGCCAGCAGCCGGTAGTAGTCGGGTGAGCCACGCACCACCCGCGGTGGATCGCCTGGAATCGGCTGATTGCCGCTGTAGGCCCAGGCGCAGCGCAGGTCCGGGCGAAGCTCACGCAAGGCTTCGTAGACATAGCGCGGATTGCCGGCGTAGCTCTTGCCGAGGAAGCTCTCGAACAGGACCAGATCTTCCTGCAGTGGCAGCTCCCGCAGCCAGTCCCCGAAACGGGCCTTGGCGTTCTCTGCGGCCACCATGCGCTGGTGCTGTGCGTGCGGAGCAACGTACAACACCAGTGAGCCCACGCTATCACTCAGATAGGCCGACAAACCGTGCGCGCCAACGCGCTGCTCAAGGAAATGCCGCGGGTGACCGGGACTCGGCGACGAGATCAGTGGCAGCACCGTTTCGCCGTTGGACTGTCTGCGGCACAACTGCACATCCCAGCGGCCGGCCGGCGCGTCGAGCAGCGGATGAATCGGAACTGCAGCACGCAGCTCGCCGGCTACGGCCTCACACGCGGCAACGAGCGTATCGCCGCCATCGCGCCTAACCAGGCGCAGTTCCCATGCCTCGGCACGCCGCGACGGCACCCACTGAAGCGCTACGCGCAACACATTGTCATGCAGCGACAACCCACTCGGCACATCGAAAGCGAGTTCCCGCACACTCGGCTCCATGGCGCGCGTCAGCGCGAGGAACGCAGCGGTAGCACGGCGACATCGACGGCAGCTTGCGACGCTGGCGCATTCTCGCGCGCAAGCGCTTTCAGTGAAGAGCTGGAGATGTTCTCGGTGCGCGGCAGATAGCGCACCTGACAATAGCGGGAGAGGAAATCAAACTCACCTTGCCAGTCCGATCCCATCACCAGCAGGTCGCCGTGGTACTTGCGGATGTCGTTGGCCTTTTGCTCCCAACTATCTTCGACAAAAACGTCGTCAACGTAGCGGATCGCGCGCAATACTGCTTCGCGGCTGGCATAGTCCTGCAGAGCGCTCTTGTGCTTGAGCGCGTTGAACGTATCGCTGGAAAGTCCGACCAACAGCCTGTCGCCTAGCTCGCGCGCGCCGCGCAGCAGATTTATGTGGCCCACATGCAGGAGATCGAAGGTGCCGTAGGTCAGAACGACGGTCATGCGAGAAGCTCCTGGGTCACAGTTGCGGTGGCCGCTGGGGTGAATGTCGACGTGCCGGCTCAGCTGGCCAGTTCGGTCTGGTCGCGGTCGATGCCGTACTTGCGCAGTTTCTCCACCAGCGTGGTGCGGCGCAGGCCCAGCAGTTGCGCCGCATGCGCGACCACGCCCTGGGTACGCTCCAGCGCTTCGTTGATCAGCGCCAGCTCGATGTTGGCCATGTGCCCGCGCAGGTCCAGTCCGCTTTCCGGCAGCGTCGCCGCGGCCTGCGCGGCCGACTCGGCCGGATCGGCAAAGGCCTTGGGGCCGACGTGCAGATCGACCACGTTGGGCACGCGGCGCGGATCCGGCGCCGCGATCGGGGCCGGCGGCGCCGACACGTCGATCGAGGAGGCGAAGTCGCCGCGGTAGCGCGCCGGCAGGTCCTGCACCCGCACCAGGCCGCTGGGATGCAACACCGCCAGGCGCTCGACCAGGTTGGTCAGCTCGCGCACGTTGCCCGGCCACTCGTAGCCGCGCAGCGCCTGCAGCGCCTCCTCGGAAAAACGCACTTCGCCGCGGCCGGTGCGCGCCAGCTGCGCGGCAATGGTGTTGACCAGCGCCGGCAGGTCGTCGCTGCGCTCGCGCAGCGCCGGCATCTCGATCGGGAACACGTTGAGCCGGTAGAACAGGTCCTCGCGGAACTGGTTGCCGGCGATGCGCTCTTCCAGGTTGCGGTGGGTGGCGGCGATCACGCGCACGTTGCAGCGGATGGTGACGTTGCCGCCGACGCGCTCGAAGCTGCGCTCCTGCAGCACGCGCAGCAGCTTGACCTGCATCGGCAGGCTCATGTCGCCGATCTCGTCGAGCAGCAGGGTGCCGCCCTCGGCCATTTCGAAACGGCCCTTGCGCGCGGACAGCGCGCCAGTGAAGGAACCTTTCTCGTGGCCGAACAGTTCGCTTTCCAGCAGGTCCGGCGGGATCGCGCCGCAGTTGATCGCCACGAACGGGCCGTCGCGGCGCGGCGATTGCTGGTGGATCGCGCGCGCCACCACTTCCTTGCCGGTGCCGGACTCGCCCAGCACCAGCACGGTGGTGTCGAACGCGGCGACCTGGTCGATCAGCCGCCGCAGCCGCACGACCGCTTCGCTGTTGCCGGTCGGGCCGCTGTCCTGCACCGCGCCGGCCTGGTGCTCGGCGTCCAGGCGCTTGAGGCTGGCACGGCGCAGCAGGGTCTCCAGTTGCGCGTGGCGCAGCGGCGCCTCCAGTTGCCACACGTTGGCTTCGTGCAGGCCGTGGCGCTGCGCGAACGCCTGCGCTTCGCCGTTGAGCAGCAGCACCGGCGGCGGCAGCGGACTGCGCGCGACCCAGCCGAAGAACGCATCGGCCTGGGCCTGGTCGTCGAGTCCGCCGACCAGGATCGCCATCCACTCGCTCTGCCGGTGGCGCCCCGGGTTGACGTCGGCCACGTCGGTCACCCAGCGCGGGTTGAGGTCCATGAACTCGAGCAGGCTGACCGTGCGTTCGGCGCGTACCGCGTCGTCGTCGATCACCAGGATGCGCGATTCGCTCATGCCGGTACTCCCTCTGTGCGTAAGCCCTCCAGGATCGGCATCACTTCCTGGATGTAGGACAGCTTGCTGACGAAGTTGTCGGCACCGGCGCGCATGGCGTGCTCGCGGTGTTCGGCATCGTCGAAATGGCTGGCGATCACGATGTACGGGGCCTGGTCCTGGGTCTTGATCAGGCGCGTGGCCTGCAGCCCGCCCATCTCGGGCATGGCCAGGTCCATCAGCACCACCTGCGGGCGTAGCGACTCGGAGCGTTCGATCGCCTCCAGGCCGTTGGCGGCGCTGCCGATCACCTCCATCCAGTCGAGCTTGCGGAAGTGGCGCATCGCGGCATTGATGAAGCCTTCGTGGTCGTCGACCAGAAGCACGGACAGTTTGTTCATATGCATTGTTTCCTTAGCTCGCGCGGGCCAGCAGCGGTTTGGCGCGACGGCGTTCGCGGGCGGGGGCGATATCCAGTTGTTCACGGTACTTGGCCACGGTGCGCCGGGCCACGTTCACGCCCTGGCGCGCCAGCAAGCCGGCGATCGCCTCGTCGGCCAGCGGCCGCCCCGACGGCTCGGATTCGATCAGGCGCCGCACCATCGCGCGCACCGCCTGTCCCGAGACCGCGGCGCCTTCCAGGCGCACGGCGAAGAAATGCTTCAGTTCGAAGGTACCACGCGGCGTCTGCAGGTATTTGCCGGTGGTGATGCGCGACACGGTGGATTCGTGCATGCCGATCGCGTCGGCCACTTCCTTCAGGGTCAGCGGCGCCATCGCTTCCTCGCCCTTGACCAGGAACGCGGCCTGGCGCTCGACGATGGCGCGGGTGGTGCGCAGCAGGGTCTCGTAGCGCATCGACAGGCCGCGGGTCAGCCAGCGCGCTTCCTGCAGCATCTCGCGCAGCGGCGCCGCCGCCTCGCCGGCCTCGGCCAGGGCGCGCTCGTGCATCGGGTTGACGGTGACGCGGTGGGTGGTGGCCGGGTTCAGCGCGACCCGCCAGGTGCCGTCGCTGTGCCAGGCGACCACGTCCGGGATCACGTGGCCCAGGTTTTCCGGCAGCAGGCTGTCGCCGGGACGCGGCTGCAGCGACAGGATCAGCCGCACCGCTTCGCGCACGTCGTCGGCTTCGGCGTCGAGCTGGCGCGCCAGCAGCGGGTAGTCGTGGCTGGCGAGCAGGTTCAGGTCGCCGGCCAGGATGCGCGCGGCCAGGTGGCGGCCGGCGACGCGGCCGGGTAGGGCGGCCAGCTGCACGCTCAGGCATTCGCGCAGGTCGCAGGCGGCCAGGCCGGCGGGGTCGCCGTGCAGCAGCCGCTGGCGGACCGCCTCCACCTGCGCGGCGGGCTGGTCGAAGCGCGCGCAGGCGAGCAGGGTCAGCGTGTCCAGCGCGCCGTCGAGGTAGCCGGCATCGTCGCTGTGCTCCAGCCAGAACGCGGCCACTTCCAGCTGGCGCTCGTCCAGTTCCAGCGCCAGGCGCTGCAACACCCGCACCTGCGGGTCGGTGGATTCGCCGGCAGCGATGCGCTGCATGCGGTCGTCCTCGCCTTCGCTCCAGCCGGCGACGGGGATATCCCACATCGAGGATTCGGGCAGCTCGTCGAACGCGGCGGTTTCCAACGCGTTGTCGTGATCGACGACCGGCTCGAGCACGCCTTCCGGCTCTTCCAGTTCCAGCAGCGGGTTGTTCTCCAGCGCGCGCCGGACTTCCAGTTCCAGTTGCATCCCGTCCAGCTGCAGCAATCGGATCGACTGCAGCAACTGCGGCGTCAGGTGGAGGTGCTGGCCTAGCTGGGCGGAGACGGTCGGCTTCATGCGAACTTCCTCGGTTTGGCGCCAAGCCTCTGGCGCCCGTGGAATGCATAGTGCTTGCCATCCGACGGTAACAGAATCGGGAGGTTCCTGAGCGAGGTAGTCAAATTCCCGACAGTCTGTAGGGAAAATCCCTACATGCGTGTAGGGGGTGCCGGTCGACCGGCGCTGCAGAGCCAGTGCTGGCGGGCTTCGCCAGGTTCACGGCGGCAGCTGACCGGTTAAGGCAAGCGCCATGCCAGTGCGGCGTGTCGGGAATCCGTTGCGCGCTGCTTCGGTTGCCCGCGACTCAGGTCAGTTCGTTCTGATGACGCGCGGCCAGCAGCACCAGGTCGTTGGCGCGCCGGCAGCCCAGCGATTCCATCATCCGCGCGCGGTGGGTCTCGACCGTCTTGACGCTGATGCCCAGGTCTGAGGCGATTTCCTTGTTGCTCTGGCCGCGGCCGATCTGGCGCAGGATCTCGCGCTGCCGCGGCGACAGCGCGGCGATGCCGACCGGGCGTTCGCGGCCGAGCATCGGCGCGATCATCTTCGAGGAGATCTGCGGACTCAGGAACACCTGGTTGGCGCTGGCCGCACGCAGCGCCAGTTCCAGTTCCAGCGGCGCCGCATCCTTGACCACGAAGCCGGTGGCGCCACGGTCCAGCGCGTCGCGCACGTGCACCGGGTCGTCGTGCATCGACATCATCACCACACGGGTCTTGGGCGAGGTCTGCAGCACGTCGCTCAGTGCGTCCAGGCCGCTGCGCCCGGGCAGCGACAGGTCCATCAGCACCAGGTCGGGGCGGTGCAGGGTGGTCAGGTCCACCGCCTGCTGCGCGTTGCTGGCCTCGGCGACCACGTCGACGTCGGCGAACGCCTGCAACAGCCGGCTCAGGCCGGCGCGAACCAGGGTGTGATCGTCGACGATGATGACTCGCACGGTGGAAGTCCCTCTCTACTAGTACCGCACCTTAGCCGAGCGCGCCGCTGCCGCCAACCTCGCCGCCGCTCACGGCGCGGGCGGCGCCCGCTCGGCCGCACGCCGGTTGTCGGCGATCTGGCGCCGGTGCAGGCGGAACAGGTGGCGCTCCAGGGCTTCTTCCATGCCCGCCGGCTGGGTTTCGAAGCGCAGCCACAGGTAGAAACCGCTGCCGGCGACGGCTTCGGCCAGCACCTGCACCGGCAGTTCCAGGTAGTCGGGCAGCCAGTCGGAGGGCTGCAGGCGCAGCAGGCCGGCGGCGCCGGGGGCGGCACCGGAGCGCGAACCCAGCTCCAATCTCAGTCCGCGACGCGACCAGCGCAATGGACGCAGCGGCAGGGTGTCTTCGTGTTGCCGCGCCAGCCGGCCGAGCAGTACCAGCATCAGGTCGAGCTTGGCGTCCATGCGCTGCAGTTGCAGCGGCTGGTCGCCGCGTTCCTCGCTGCCGTCGTCGCTGCGCAGGTCCTCGATCTGGGCCAGGCCGCGCAGCAGCGCTTCGCCGGCGCCGAAGCGGCCGATGCCGTTGCCGAGCTTGAAATCGGCCGGCAGCGCCAGTTCGCAGCTGAGCGTGTCGTGGAACAGCTCGGTCTCGGCGGGATGGTGCGCGGTGCCGTCGGACACGCTGTTCATCTCAGCGATCCGGCCTGCGAATAGGCGCGTGCGGCATTGTTGGATTGGCGGTTGGCGCGCAGCCAGTCGCCGGCTTCGTCGCGCGCCTGGCACATCTGCGCGATCACCGCCTGTTGCAGCGTCAGCAGCGAGGCCAGGCCATCGCGTGCGGCGTCGGCGCCGGTCTGTTGCAGGTAGTGGCGCAGATGCTGGTCGTGCTCGGCGACCAGGCGCTCGGCCAGCGCGTGCTCGTCGCTATCGAGCGCCTGCTGCAGCTGCTGCAGTTCGGCGTGCAGCGAGTCGAGGCTGACGGTCATAGCGCGGCGACCGGCGCCAGTTCGCGCTGCTGCAGCGGAATGGCATTCCAGGCCGCGTCGATCTCGCTGAGCAATTCCAGCGATTCGACCAGCGCGCTTTCGTCGTTGTGCAGGTTGGCTTCGGTGAGCCGGTGCATCACGTAGTCGTACAGCGCCGAGAGGTTGTTGGCGATCTCGCCGC
This sequence is a window from Xanthomonas sp. CFBP 8443. Protein-coding genes within it:
- a CDS encoding glycosyltransferase, with the protein product MNPIQAASEPDATPLLSLVVLVYNTAPYLPACFDSLLTQRYTNIEILAIDDSSSDDSLAICRDYEARHPNFRCLTKDNEGGAVSGNLGIAMARGEYVALVDSDDVVTSDGYALLIAEALRCDADIVIGRAARLTDDGAHSSVAFLYEPFVWSRRRVIDSVTEFPDIIHDGFYWNKVFRTTFLREHQLGMVPGLLYADRPFVHKAYFLSRRTAIIPELVYLWRVRAAGGQASITQSISTAANFSDRMRSVAIEWDDFAHVPAGETYRRAIAVTNLQRALYTAIGVVSSPSFRKVFVPAMQQLLALYGDLDYRSLGARRSLYLELIKTDQIEGLCFLLGVTMENCWIAEIDGACYWRQPFLDNPEVPIAREVMRIDFPTIGFFRLCGVQLIEQRLLIELEMHDWITTRCDDLELELHSLYGEGGITLRPMGRLRAHVYGFELPLDQAWEPGGLYGLILQFRSGGIQGRYRIGLKMMLPEVLLQLPLLNSRGRLLHSPEAGGVGFAVD
- a CDS encoding ATP-grasp domain-containing protein; translated protein: MILNALVFPCGSEIGLEIHAALKYSKVVRVHGASSVSDHGEFVYARYRQIDAHVASTDFIEQLNQLIDEWKIDIVLPAHDSVIPVLAQHHSKLRAAAMVPDAETAALCRNKNLAYARLRPLGIVPADIDSATPGYPIFAKPAVGQGSQGAERVDNAARHRQLRDSPIEYVFSEYLPGAEYTVDCISDHAGALLHAAPRVRSRIKGGISVRTEPVATDPSIDAMAASIAAELRLRGAWFFQARRDAQGVPKLLEVAPRIAGSMGLSRNLGVNYPLLSIYAHLSMPFSVCAQNYPIQMDRALHSRFRTGLRYERVYLDLDDTLIIDDRVNPLLMALLYQWSNRGVRVSLITRHAHCPRQTLAHYRISAELFDEILHIEDGAPKSRYVTHTKGALFIDDSYRERCDVLDTHGIPVFDVDAIEQLLEWRA
- a CDS encoding adenylyltransferase/cytidyltransferase family protein codes for the protein MTVVLTYGTFDLLHVGHINLLRGARELGDRLLVGLSSDTFNALKHKSALQDYASREAVLRAIRYVDDVFVEDSWEQKANDIRKYHGDLLVMGSDWQGEFDFLSRYCQVRYLPRTENISSSSLKALARENAPASQAAVDVAVLPLRSSR
- a CDS encoding DegT/DnrJ/EryC1/StrS family aminotransferase encodes the protein MPIPVTSPLLPPLEEFIPYLQRIWDSRILTNGGSMHQALEKALCDYLGVEHIALFANGTLALVTSLQALRVTGEVITTPYSFVATAHSLLWNGIKPVFVDIDPVTLNLDPARIEAAITPKTTAIMPVHCYGTPCDVAEIQRIADTYNLRVIYDAAHAFSVRDAGGSVLRHGDLSVLSFHATKVFNTFEGGAIICPDARTRQRINHLKNFGFVDEVTVVAPGINGKMNEVCAAFGLLQLQHIDQALARRAQIDALYRQRLAGVPGLHCLRASDHVSPNNAYFPIMVQDEYPLSRDELFQRMRDHDILVRRYFFPLISEFPMYRGLSSALPSNLPVAHAAARRVLCLPIYPDLSESDVERICDLLLAPVRRRAA
- a CDS encoding CDP-glycerol glycerophosphotransferase family protein, which codes for MQFVENARAVFEQVGADPGVHKIVFVRSAAQFPLDAACNTRVLELGSIAGLLALARCGVLLLTNSVAMDLSLRWRDGSYDAPRASLRRRVVVNLWHGIPLKRLFALANPEQRRHGDRNAARRRERRHYAGLVASSDVDSYAMAAIFHPLPPDRVWVTGLPRNDFLRMPEDALPAALREQTERLRQLRRGRPLVLYAPTYRDTRVAAMPGHVFSDGEVARLRELLQGAGAVLGVRGHYLRNAAPPFDPQRHLDDDVLLDLEHERFPEIAPLLREAAVVLTDYSSVYIDAMYLDLPVLSFAWDLEHYRTRQNGLLYDMALAFPGPVATDFDALLEALDATLKQRGQAPDARYRAAQRMFFNHRDAHNAQRLVQRLRAAIAQRAQR
- a CDS encoding CDP-glycerol glycerophosphotransferase family protein, producing MRELAFDVPSGLSLHDNVLRVALQWVPSRRAEAWELRLVRRDGGDTLVAACEAVAGELRAAVPIHPLLDAPAGRWDVQLCRRQSNGETVLPLISSPSPGHPRHFLEQRVGAHGLSAYLSDSVGSLVLYVAPHAQHQRMVAAENAKARFGDWLRELPLQEDLVLFESFLGKSYAGNPRYVYEALRELRPDLRCAWAYSGNQPIPGDPPRVVRGSPDYYRLLAQAKYRVNNVLFAAPGRKPETVYLQTWHGTPLKRLSYDIEVAGPEADARENFYRESRGWSVLLSENSYSTEIFRRAFRYCGPILETGYPLTDPLFNPVLDRAALAARLGLSSDHSFVLYAPTWRDHKPIGAWRFDFDLQLDLQALSSALAPKQTLLVKAHHLVAARLDPDALPANVVDLSHLDDINELCLLADVLITDYSSVLFDYAVTGKPILFYCYDLELYASEIRGFYLDVERDLPGPLARTTAELVALFGDLPTVTEAYAGRYAAFRRRYCALNDGNVARRVIEAVFGGAP